TGGTGGCCTGCACTACTTTTGGATTATAAATGTCGACTGTTTCTTTGGAACAAACAATTTGTTTAATTCCGAACCAGTCGCAAAGACGCATAATCGTTCCCATATTTCCGGGATCACGAATGTCATCTAAAGCCAGAATTAACCCAGAATTAAGAATTTCTGTTTCTTGTGGCATTTTAAAAACTGCCAAACAAGTATTTGGAGTCGATAAAGCACTTATTTTTTTCAGTTCTTGATCATTAATTAAAGTTCGTTTTGAAGTTTGAACTTCTTCAAAATCATTTAAAGTGGTGTATAAATGCTCTAATTCAAAATTGGATTGCAATAATTCTTGAATTACCTTTACTCCTTCAGCAAAAAATAATCGATTAGCAAAACGCTGTTTTTTTTGATGCAAGCCTGATATAAGTTTTATTTGGTTTTTACTAACCATAAAATAATGTACTTTTGAATTAAATATTTAATAACACTTGAAAAATAATTCCACAAAAATAATAGCATTTCTTCTAATAGCAATACTTATTTGTGCTTG
This is a stretch of genomic DNA from Flavobacterium endoglycinae. It encodes these proteins:
- a CDS encoding RNA methyltransferase — its product is MVSKNQIKLISGLHQKKQRFANRLFFAEGVKVIQELLQSNFELEHLYTTLNDFEEVQTSKRTLINDQELKKISALSTPNTCLAVFKMPQETEILNSGLILALDDIRDPGNMGTIMRLCDWFGIKQIVCSKETVDIYNPKVVQATMGSITRVNVSYVDLKTFVSQTKLPVFGTFMDGENIYQSNLPQDGIIIMGNEANGISAEIEKIVTSRLTIPRFGELQKTESLNVATATAIILSEFKRNS